Proteins from a single region of Hypomesus transpacificus isolate Combined female chromosome 9, fHypTra1, whole genome shotgun sequence:
- the LOC124471341 gene encoding zinc finger protein 501-like isoform X2, which translates to MVAGPSDGITRQDVQQLSFPEPPQIKEEQELWTSQEEEQLQGLQSETTHSVFTSTSVKHDWDHEDFSECSHLVQTVKVENSEGDSLPTNTTEEQICTEFCVQDYAAPETGSDSQNNEALPRENMHPTEKTIHQCQQCNKTFGRKGALVFHMRTHTGEKPHQCQECNKRFRIKSDLVMHIRTHTGEKPYQCQQCNKRCSKKSDLVVHIRTHTGEKPYRCQECSKQFARSDTLVEHMRTHTGEKRYQCQQCNRSFRRPSILIEHMRKHTGEKPYQCQHCNKLFSKKSDLVVHIRTHTGEKPYQCQECNKPFARRGALAEHMKTHTGEKPHQCQQCDRSFCRPSLLVEHMRKHTREKTFQCQQCNKLFAQKGHLVEHIRTHTGEKPFKCQECNKLFSQSSSLHTHMRTHRRGTVSVSTM; encoded by the exons ATGGTAGCAGGGCCgagtgatggcatcactagacaag ATGTGCAGCAGCTCTCTTTCCCGGAACCCccacagattaaagaggaacaggagctgtggacgagtcaggaggaagagcagctccaaggactgcagtctgaaactacaCATTCCGTGTTCACTTCTACCAGTGTGAAACATGACTGGGATCATGAGGACTTTTCTGAATGTTCACATCTTGTCCAAACTGTTAAAGTGGAGAACAGTGAAGGAGACTCTCTTCCCACCAACACAACTGAGGAGCAAATCTGTACAGAATTTTGTGTTCAAGACTATGCAGCACCAGAAACAGGCAGTGACTCTCAAAACAATGAGGCTCTGCCAAGGGAAAATATGCACCCCACAGAGAAAACAATACATCAATGTCAACAGTGTAACAAAACTTTTGGTCGAAAAGGTGCTTTGGTTTTTcatatgaggacacacacaggagagaaacctcatcaatgtcaggaatgtaaCAAAAGATTTCGTATTAAGTCAGATTTGGTTATGCacataaggacacacacaggagagaagccatatcagtgtcaacaatgtaacaaacgtTGTAGTAAGAAGTCAGATTTGGTTGTGCACattaggacacacacaggagagaaaccttatcGGTGTCAGGAATGTAGCAAACAATTTGCTCGAAGTGACACGCTTGTTGaacacatgaggacacacacaggagagaaacgatatcagtgtcaacaatgtaacagatCGTTTCGGCGTCCATCTATTTTGATTGAACACATGAGGAAACATACAGGGGAGAAACCATATCAGTGTCAACATTGTAACAAACTGTTTAGTAAGAAGTCAGATTTGGTTGTGCACattaggacacacacaggagagaaaccttatcaATGTCAGGAGTGTAACAAACCATTTGCTCGAAGGGGTGCTTTGGCTGAacacatgaagacacacacaggagagaaaccgcatcagtgtcaacaatgtgacAGATCGTTTTGCCGTCCCTCTCTTTTGGTTGAACACATGAGGAAACACACAAGGGAAAAAACATtccagtgtcaacaatgtaacaaattgTTTGCTCAGAAGGGTCATCTGGTTGAACACATAAGGACACATACTGGAGAGAAACCATTTAAATGTCAGGAATGTAACAAACTCTTTTCACAAAGCAGTTCTTTGCATAcacacatgaggacacacaggagaggaaccgtgtcagtgtcaacaatgtaa